One genomic region from Sander lucioperca isolate FBNREF2018 chromosome 3, SLUC_FBN_1.2, whole genome shotgun sequence encodes:
- the LOC116045209 gene encoding histone-binding protein RBBP7: protein MADKEVYDDAVEERVINEEYKIWKKNTPFLYDLVMTHALEWPSLTVQWLPDVSRPEGKDYAVHRLVLGTHTSDEQNHLVIASVQVPNDDAQFDASHYDSEKGEFGGFGSVSGKIEIEIKINHEGEVNRARYMPQNHCIIATKTPTSDVLVFDYNKHPTKPDPSGECSPDLRLKGHQKEGYGLSWNPNLSGNLLSASDDHTICLWDIGAGPKEGKIVDAKTIFTGHTAVVEDVSWHLLHESLFGSVADDQKLMIWDTRSNTTSKASHAVEAHTAEVNCLSFNPYSEFILATGSADKTVALWDLRNLKLKLHSFESHKDEIFQVQWSPHNETILASSGTDRRLNVWDLSKIGEEQSAEDAEDGPPELLFIHGGHTAKISDFSWNPNEPWVICSVSEDNIMQVWQMAENIYNDEEPDNTPASELEAQGS from the exons ATGGCTGATAAAGAGG TGTATGACGATGCTGTGGAAGAAAGGGTCATCAATGAAGAGTACAAGATTTGGAAGAAAAACACACCTTTCCTGTATGACCTGGTGATGACGCATGCGCTGGAGTGGCCCAGCCTTACTGTCCAGTGGCTTCCAGATGTCAGCAG GCCCGAGGGGAAGGACTACGCAGTACACCGGCTGGTGTTAGGGACCCATACATCCGATGAGCAGAACCACCTGGTGATTGCCAGCGTCCAGGTACCAAATGATGACGCCCAGTTTGACGCCTCGCACTACGACAGCGAGAAAGGAG AGTTTGGCGGCTTTGGCTCAGTAAGTGGGAAAATCGAGATCGAGATCAAGATCAACCACGAGGGAGAGGTCAACCGAGCCCGCTACATGCCCCAGAACCACTGCATCATCGCCACCAAGACCCCCACCTCTGACGTGCTGGTCTTCGACTACAATAAGCACCCGACTAAGCCAG aTCCCAGCGGGGAGTGCAGTCCTGACTTGCGGCTGAAAGGCCACCAGAAAGAAGGCTATGGCCTTTCCTGGAATCCCAACCTCAGCGGCAACTTGCTCAGCGCCTCCGACGACCAT ACCATCTGTCTATGGGACATCGGGGCGGGCCCAAAGGAAGGGAAGATTGTGGATGCCAAGACCATCTTCACCGGCCacacagcagtggtggaagatgtTTCCTGGCATTTGCTCCACGAATCCCTGTTTGGCTCAGTGGCTGACGACCAGAAACTCATGAT ATGGGACACTCGGTCCAACACCACGTCCAAAGCCAGCCACGCAGTCGAAGCTCACACTGCTGAGGTCAACTGTCTCAGCTTCAACCCCTACAGCGAGTTCATTCTCGCCACTGGTTCTGCTGATAAG ACTGTTGCACTGTGGGATCTAAGGAACCTCAAGCTGAAGCTCCACTCCTTCGAGTCCCACAAAGATGAAATTTTCCAG GTACAATGGTCTCCACACAATGAAACCATCCTGGCCTCCAGCGGCACCGACCGGCGTCTCAACGTCTGGGACCTCAG TAAAATCGGGGAGGAGCAGTCGGCAGAAGATGCTGAGGATGGCCCACCAGAGCTGCTG TTCATCCATGGTGGCCACACAGCCAAGATCTCTGACTTCTCCTGGAACCCCAATGAACCCTGGGTCATCTGCTCGGTGTCGGAGGACAACATCATGCAAGTCTGGCAGATG GCGGAGAACATCTACAACGACGAGGAGCCAGACAACACCCCTGCATCAGAGCTGGAGGCTCAGGGATCATAA